One part of the Elusimicrobiaceae bacterium genome encodes these proteins:
- the ptsP gene encoding phosphoenolpyruvate--protein phosphotransferase has protein sequence MFVMKGIAASPGIAIGPAVLLPTADFAVSDQYVEASQVKAETIKFQQALEKTLQDLDVSEQQLRETVGPEYAHLMSMHKMILQDPMLKDATLAKIKQEHMSAQAAIFLTLKELASSFEKIEDNFFRERRNDIFDVGKRIVTYLAGDRNSFWTAIRRPSILVAHNLFPSDALNLRQHNIIAFCTDQGGKTSHTAILAQSLRISAVVGLSNAARQVKNGDTVIADGENGLLIINPDKYTLASYKKIQRDLKKAESLLKTINHLPTVTADGKNFQLMVNFDPRTDSKENKSLITDGLGLLRTEFLYMNTPKPPSEQEQYQVYVSVAKKFDMRPVTIRLADLGADKMPDFPLDEFDKDHNPFMGCRGIRLFLKNPDLMRTQLRAIVRAACEVPAQIKIMVPMVSSVEEMRHVRTALNEALAELEQEGLKPINKIALGAMIEVPSAAIALEGMISEMDFLSIGTNDLIQYLIAVDRVNPEVAHMYDPCHPAVLRTIHQIIQTAHQRGKTVSICGEMASDEKMIPMLLGLGTDILSVAPRMFLRVKNRIRNLNFETCADRAQAALLAGSSEDIRKLIEPNQDEDS, from the coding sequence ATGTTTGTGATGAAAGGCATTGCTGCCAGCCCGGGAATAGCCATTGGACCAGCGGTTTTATTACCGACGGCGGATTTTGCCGTTTCAGACCAATATGTAGAGGCTTCTCAAGTAAAAGCCGAAACCATTAAATTTCAACAAGCATTAGAAAAAACCTTGCAAGATTTAGACGTGAGTGAGCAACAACTGCGTGAAACTGTTGGGCCGGAATATGCCCACCTCATGTCCATGCATAAAATGATTTTGCAAGATCCTATGCTCAAAGACGCAACGTTGGCCAAAATAAAACAAGAGCATATGTCTGCCCAAGCGGCTATTTTTTTAACGCTAAAAGAGTTGGCCTCTTCCTTTGAGAAAATAGAAGATAACTTTTTCCGCGAACGCCGCAACGATATTTTTGACGTAGGCAAGCGTATCGTGACGTACTTGGCCGGAGATCGCAACTCTTTTTGGACCGCCATTCGCCGTCCCTCTATATTAGTTGCGCACAATTTGTTTCCGTCCGATGCCCTAAATTTGCGCCAGCACAACATTATAGCCTTCTGTACCGATCAGGGTGGAAAAACCAGCCATACGGCCATTTTGGCCCAAAGTCTGCGCATTTCAGCGGTGGTAGGGTTGTCCAATGCCGCGCGTCAAGTAAAAAACGGGGATACCGTCATCGCCGATGGTGAAAACGGCTTACTGATTATCAATCCGGATAAATATACTTTAGCCAGTTATAAGAAAATCCAGCGGGATCTGAAAAAAGCGGAATCTTTACTAAAAACCATCAATCATTTACCCACGGTTACCGCAGACGGCAAGAATTTTCAACTGATGGTAAACTTCGACCCGCGCACCGACTCTAAAGAAAATAAATCTCTCATTACAGACGGCTTGGGGCTGCTGCGAACGGAATTTTTATACATGAACACCCCTAAACCTCCTTCCGAGCAAGAACAATATCAGGTTTATGTGTCCGTGGCCAAGAAATTTGATATGCGTCCGGTAACCATTCGCCTGGCCGATTTAGGCGCCGATAAGATGCCCGATTTCCCGCTCGATGAGTTTGACAAAGATCACAATCCTTTCATGGGTTGCCGTGGTATTCGCTTATTTCTGAAAAATCCGGATCTGATGCGCACTCAGTTGCGCGCCATTGTGCGTGCCGCGTGCGAAGTGCCGGCCCAAATTAAAATCATGGTACCTATGGTATCTTCCGTAGAAGAAATGCGCCATGTACGCACCGCTTTGAACGAAGCGTTGGCAGAATTGGAGCAAGAAGGATTAAAACCCATTAATAAAATTGCTTTAGGTGCTATGATAGAAGTGCCTTCGGCGGCTATTGCCTTAGAAGGCATGATTTCGGAAATGGACTTCCTTTCCATCGGCACCAATGATTTAATACAATATCTTATCGCCGTAGATCGCGTGAACCCCGAAGTGGCGCATATGTATGACCCGTGCCATCCGGCCGTTCTGCGCACTATTCATCAGATTATACAAACCGCCCACCAACGGGGCAAAACCGTCAGCATTTGCGGAGAAATGGCCTCGGATGAAAAGATGATTCCGATGTTACTGGGATTGGGAACGGATATATTATCTGTGGCGCCGCGTATGTTCCTGCGCGTAAAAAACCGGATACGCAATTTGAATTTTGAAACTTGTGCTGACAGAGCCCAAGCGGCTTTGTTAGCCGGAAGCAGCGAAGACATTCGCAAATTAATCGAGCCAAACCAAGATGAAGATTCGTAA
- the lepA gene encoding translation elongation factor 4 has protein sequence MKIRNFSIVAHIDHGKTTLSDRILEDTGTVPKRKMQAQLLDGMDLERERGITIKAKAVRIQYKDYILNLIDTPGHVDFSYEVARSLRACEGVLLLVDASQGVEAQTVAHAHLAQSLGLKIIPVMNKVDLSQSDADASEEQLWDILREPIEAERVSAKTGAGIEHLLDRIVADIPAPQGDVQAPLRALIFDSFYDPFRGVIMYVRMVDGSVKAGQTIRFMATGASYKVEEVGFMTPKQLHKAPSLSAGEVGYLVAGIKDIHQVKVGDTVTLADRPAQTPLPGYADAKPVVFASIFPVETTDFPLLRTALEKLNLSDSSFHYQSETSKALGFGFRLGFMGILHIEIVKERLEREFNLSLIATAPNVVYHVKFTPRKNHPQELAALPDAPDDPGYKIIDNPANFPPHGDIIDIKEPVIHITIVTPVEFMDGVMTLLKEKRGTFMNMDHLSNQRVIIKYEMPMGEMVIDFYNKLKSVSKGYASFDYEVAGFRSADVVLMEILLHGTPVDALSVVVHKDKAQTQGRALCAKLKELIGRQQFEVAVQAAINGKVIARETIPAYRKDVIAKCYGGDITRKRKLLEKQKEGKKRMKSIGSLNIPQEAFVAMLKIDEE, from the coding sequence ATGAAGATTCGTAATTTTTCTATTGTAGCCCATATTGATCATGGTAAGACCACCCTCTCGGACCGTATTTTAGAAGATACCGGCACGGTACCTAAACGCAAAATGCAAGCGCAACTCTTAGACGGAATGGATTTAGAGCGAGAGCGCGGCATCACCATTAAGGCCAAAGCCGTTCGCATTCAATACAAGGACTATATTTTGAACTTAATTGACACGCCGGGACATGTGGATTTTTCCTACGAAGTGGCACGCTCCTTGCGCGCGTGTGAAGGCGTGCTACTTCTGGTAGATGCTTCTCAAGGCGTAGAAGCGCAGACCGTGGCGCACGCACATTTGGCACAGAGTTTGGGACTAAAAATTATTCCGGTGATGAATAAGGTGGACTTGTCCCAATCCGACGCGGATGCTTCCGAAGAGCAACTGTGGGATATTTTAAGAGAGCCCATTGAAGCCGAGCGTGTCAGCGCCAAAACCGGCGCCGGCATTGAACATTTGTTAGACAGGATTGTTGCCGATATTCCTGCCCCGCAAGGGGACGTACAAGCACCCCTGCGTGCCTTGATTTTTGATTCCTTTTATGACCCGTTCCGCGGCGTGATTATGTATGTGCGCATGGTAGACGGTAGCGTCAAGGCTGGGCAAACCATTCGTTTTATGGCCACGGGGGCCAGTTACAAAGTGGAAGAAGTTGGGTTTATGACGCCCAAACAACTCCACAAAGCACCTTCTTTAAGCGCCGGAGAAGTGGGTTATTTAGTAGCCGGCATTAAAGATATTCATCAAGTAAAAGTGGGCGATACAGTCACTTTAGCCGACCGCCCCGCCCAAACCCCGCTGCCGGGCTATGCTGATGCCAAGCCCGTCGTATTTGCCAGTATTTTTCCGGTGGAAACGACCGATTTCCCGCTCCTGCGCACCGCGCTTGAAAAATTAAATTTATCCGATTCTTCTTTTCATTACCAAAGTGAAACTTCTAAAGCATTGGGCTTTGGGTTTCGCTTAGGGTTTATGGGCATTTTGCATATTGAAATCGTCAAAGAACGCTTGGAGCGCGAATTTAATTTATCCTTAATTGCCACCGCGCCAAACGTGGTATATCACGTTAAATTTACTCCGCGCAAAAATCATCCGCAGGAACTGGCGGCCTTGCCCGATGCGCCCGATGATCCGGGGTATAAAATTATTGATAATCCGGCCAATTTTCCGCCGCACGGAGATATTATTGATATCAAAGAGCCGGTCATTCACATCACCATTGTAACCCCCGTAGAATTTATGGACGGCGTGATGACGCTACTCAAAGAAAAACGCGGCACCTTTATGAATATGGACCATTTATCTAATCAGCGCGTGATTATCAAATATGAAATGCCGATGGGTGAAATGGTCATTGATTTCTACAATAAACTCAAATCCGTTTCTAAAGGATATGCGTCTTTTGATTATGAGGTGGCCGGTTTTAGAAGTGCAGATGTAGTGCTAATGGAAATTCTGCTACACGGAACGCCGGTGGATGCCTTGTCTGTCGTCGTTCATAAAGACAAAGCACAAACCCAAGGCCGCGCGCTGTGCGCCAAGTTAAAAGAGCTAATCGGCCGCCAACAATTTGAAGTAGCGGTGCAGGCCGCCATTAACGGAAAAGTGATTGCGCGCGAAACGATACCCGCGTATCGCAAAGACGTCATTGCCAAATGTTACGGCGGTGATATTACGCGCAAACGCAAACTGCTTGAAAAACAAAAAGAAGGTAAAAAACGAATGAAATCCATCGGCAGTTTGAACATCCCGCAAGAAGCCTTCGTGGCCATGCTCAAGATTGACGAGGAATAA